One part of the Neodiprion virginianus isolate iyNeoVirg1 chromosome 3, iyNeoVirg1.1, whole genome shotgun sequence genome encodes these proteins:
- the LOC124301289 gene encoding dystrobrevin beta isoform X1, translated as MAEDGAGGSNQGIGSSSGEASRLQLLQEMRQQNFDSIRFASYRTACKLRFIQKKVHFHNVDIWNVIEAFRENGLNTLEPTSTLGVSRLETLLSSLFHALNKRVPVAQQAKVDATTALLMNWLLAAYTSGENNKISVFSVKVALATLCAGKNMDKFRYIYSQISDSNGHMIHWRFADYLKEVLALTAAVYETPSFGYSEGLANSIFPPNSKVTVNDFLDTLMSDPAPHCLIWLPLYHRMAAVEGVVHPIPCDACHKENFTGFRYRCQKCHSYQLCQDCFWRGRVSGPHNNDHETREYSSFKSPSKQIGHSLRKSFRCVPEKGKNNLPRFPEQPEKTLDLSHIVPPSPLPSHNGFPESGFMAPFDSGSMDSRSTLRSMDSSRLEDEHKLIARYAMRLAQEARAVVVPRSASKMSQADQAGRAPSDANLTSSDISRAQRELISHLEAKNKEIMREIARLRRQQEINAAGLENPALMSELRSLRQRKDELETHLVTLQDSRRQLMVQLEGLMKLLKNHQASPRSTPNSSPRSTKSPPLPPGGVPSSRSAPPTPGGPLTSVPQQQQQNQQPMSQSYQSSAPPTSSANMTNNAMLGSMQNPIPDSLSCVGGDVRSAFGTNSLPGSGSSSANNSLGRSLRNDLLVAADSVTNAMSTLVRELNSDSDQEDHTPAPARHNIRKPLDFEAGEDGDDSSGGGNSWREELQRRYEQENDFLAELRARNTNASQTPSATPSSEQEQERGEREEAEGEKQDESESNWEEAVKRWVNR; from the exons ATGGCGGAAGATGGTGCAGGAGGTTCCAATCAAGGGATAGGCAGTAGCAGTGGGGAAGCAAGTCGACTGCAGCTGTTGCAAGAAATGCGACAACAGAATTTTGACAGTATCCGATTCGCATCATACCGAACTGCTTGTAAATTGAGATTCATTCAAAAAAAAGTCCATT TTCACAATGTTGACATATGGAACGTGATCGAAGCATTCAGAGAAAATGGCTTGAACACATTAGAGCCGACGAGTACTCTGGGAGTATCAAGACTGGAAACCTTGCTTTCGTCTCTCTTTCACGCACTCAACAAAAGAGTACCCGTAGCTCAGCAAGCAAAAGTAGACGCTACCACAGCTCTTCTTATGAACTGGCTTTTGGCAGCATATACCAGTGG ggaaaacaataaaatatccGTTTTCTCAGTAAAAGTTGCTTTGGCTACGCTATGTGCTGGTAAAAATATGGACAAATTTCGAT ATATTTATTCTCAGATATCAGATAGTAATGGGCACATGATCCATTGGAGGTTTGCTGATTATTTGAAAGAAGTTCTCGCGTTAACTGCTGCCGTTTACGAAACACCTTCATTTGGGTATTCTGAAGGATTAGcaaattcaatatttccaCCA AATTCCAAAGTCACTGTCAATGACTTTTTGGATACACTCATGTCAGATCCTGCACCACATTGTTTAATTTGGCTACCTTTGTATCATAGAATGGCTGCTGTTGAAGGTG TTGTTCATCCAATACCATGTGATGCTTGTCACAAAGAGAATTTCACCGGATTTCGCTACCGCTGTCAAAAGTGTCATTCGTACCAACTGTGTCAGGATTGTTTCTGGCGAGGAAGGGTTTCTGGACCACATAATAATGATCATGAAACCAGAGAGTACAGTAGTTTC AAATCTCCGAGTAAACAAATTGGACATTCTCTGCGCAAGAGCTTCAGATGTGTACCAGAGAAAGGAAAGAATAATTTACCAAGGTTTCCAGAACAACCGGAGAAAACTCTAGATCTTTCACATATTGT TCCACCATCCCCTTTACCCTCACATAATGGATTTCCGGAGTCTGGGTTTATGGCTCCATTCGATTCTGGCTCAATGGATAGCAGATCAACGTTGAGGAg TATGGATAGTTCGAGACTGGAGGATGAGCACAAACTCATAGCTAGATATGCCATGAGACTAGCCCAAGAAGCACGCGCTGTCGTAGTG CCTCGTTCTGCATCCAAAATGTCTCAGGCTGACCAAGCG GGAAGGGCACCGTCAGATGCAAATCTTACATCTTCGGACATATCAAGAGCGCAACGGGAGTTGATATCACATTTAGAAGCAAAGAACAAGGAGATTATGCGCGAGATTGCAAGGTTAAG GAGGCAACAAGAAATTAACGCTGCCGGATTGGAAAATCCAGCATTGATGTCTGAGTTGAGATCACTAAGGCAAAGAAAAGACGAACTGGAAACTCATCTTGTTACGTTACAAGATTCTCGAAGGCAGCTTATGGTGCAGCTTGAAGGGTTAATGAAATTGCTGAAG AACCATCAGGCATCGCCAAGATCGACTCCGAATAGTTCACCAAGAAGTACAAAATCCCCGCCCCTGCCTCCGGGAGGCGTTCCTAGCAGTAGATCCGCTCCACCGACACCCGGAGGCCCGTTAACATCAGTAccacaacagcaacaacaaaaTCAACAACCAATGTCTCAAAGTTATCAGAGCTCAGCGCCGCCTACATCATCGGCAAATATGACAAACAATGCGATGCTTGGATCAATGCAGAATCCAATTCCTGATAGCCTCTCCTGCGTCGGTGGCGACGTAAG GTCGGCGTTTGGGACAAACAGTTTACCTGGAAGTGGTTCGAGTAGCGCTAACAACAGCTTGGGACGTTCGTTGCGCAATGATTTGCTAGTTGCTGCAGACAGCGTTACCAATGCGATGTCAACACTGGTCAGGGAATTGAATTCAG ACTCAGACCAGGAAGATCATACTCCAGCCCCAGCACGTCACAACATCAGAAAACCTTTAG ACTTCGAGGCCGGTGAGGACGGAGATGACAGTAGTGGCGGAGGTAACTCTTGGCGTGAAGAATTACAACGTCGTTACGAACaagaaaacgattttttgGCTGAGCTACGTGCCCGTAATACAAATGCATCTCAAACTCCATCAGCAACACCATCTAGTGAACAAGAGCAAGAAAGGGGTGAAAGGGAAGAAGCAGAAGGAGAAAAACAAGATGAAAGCGAATCAAACTGGGAAGAAGCAGTAAAGAGATGGGTTAATCGATAA
- the LOC124301289 gene encoding dystrobrevin beta isoform X3 translates to MAEDGAGGSNQGIGSSSGEASRLQLLQEMRQQNFDSIRFASYRTACKLRFIQKKVHFHNVDIWNVIEAFRENGLNTLEPTSTLGVSRLETLLSSLFHALNKRVPVAQQAKVDATTALLMNWLLAAYTSGENNKISVFSVKVALATLCAGKNMDKFRYIYSQISDSNGHMIHWRFADYLKEVLALTAAVYETPSFGYSEGLANSIFPPNSKVTVNDFLDTLMSDPAPHCLIWLPLYHRMAAVEGVVHPIPCDACHKENFTGFRYRCQKCHSYQLCQDCFWRGRVSGPHNNDHETREYSSFKSPSKQIGHSLRKSFRCVPEKGKNNLPRFPEQPEKTLDLSHIVPPSPLPSHNGFPESGFMAPFDSGSMDSRSTLRSMDSSRLEDEHKLIARYAMRLAQEARAVVVPRSASKMSQADQAGRAPSDANLTSSDISRAQRELISHLEAKNKEIMREIARLRRQQEINAAGLENPALMSELRSLRQRKDELETHLVTLQDSRRQLMVQLEGLMKLLKNHQASPRSTPNSSPRSTKSPPLPPGGVPSSRSAPPTPGGPLTSVPQQQQQNQQPMSQSYQSSAPPTSSANMTNNAMLGSMQNPIPDSLSCVGGDVRSAFGTNSLPGSGSSSANNSLGRSLRNDLLVAADSVTNAMSTLVRELNSDFEAGEDGDDSSGGGNSWREELQRRYEQENDFLAELRARNTNASQTPSATPSSEQEQERGEREEAEGEKQDESESNWEEAVKRWVNR, encoded by the exons ATGGCGGAAGATGGTGCAGGAGGTTCCAATCAAGGGATAGGCAGTAGCAGTGGGGAAGCAAGTCGACTGCAGCTGTTGCAAGAAATGCGACAACAGAATTTTGACAGTATCCGATTCGCATCATACCGAACTGCTTGTAAATTGAGATTCATTCAAAAAAAAGTCCATT TTCACAATGTTGACATATGGAACGTGATCGAAGCATTCAGAGAAAATGGCTTGAACACATTAGAGCCGACGAGTACTCTGGGAGTATCAAGACTGGAAACCTTGCTTTCGTCTCTCTTTCACGCACTCAACAAAAGAGTACCCGTAGCTCAGCAAGCAAAAGTAGACGCTACCACAGCTCTTCTTATGAACTGGCTTTTGGCAGCATATACCAGTGG ggaaaacaataaaatatccGTTTTCTCAGTAAAAGTTGCTTTGGCTACGCTATGTGCTGGTAAAAATATGGACAAATTTCGAT ATATTTATTCTCAGATATCAGATAGTAATGGGCACATGATCCATTGGAGGTTTGCTGATTATTTGAAAGAAGTTCTCGCGTTAACTGCTGCCGTTTACGAAACACCTTCATTTGGGTATTCTGAAGGATTAGcaaattcaatatttccaCCA AATTCCAAAGTCACTGTCAATGACTTTTTGGATACACTCATGTCAGATCCTGCACCACATTGTTTAATTTGGCTACCTTTGTATCATAGAATGGCTGCTGTTGAAGGTG TTGTTCATCCAATACCATGTGATGCTTGTCACAAAGAGAATTTCACCGGATTTCGCTACCGCTGTCAAAAGTGTCATTCGTACCAACTGTGTCAGGATTGTTTCTGGCGAGGAAGGGTTTCTGGACCACATAATAATGATCATGAAACCAGAGAGTACAGTAGTTTC AAATCTCCGAGTAAACAAATTGGACATTCTCTGCGCAAGAGCTTCAGATGTGTACCAGAGAAAGGAAAGAATAATTTACCAAGGTTTCCAGAACAACCGGAGAAAACTCTAGATCTTTCACATATTGT TCCACCATCCCCTTTACCCTCACATAATGGATTTCCGGAGTCTGGGTTTATGGCTCCATTCGATTCTGGCTCAATGGATAGCAGATCAACGTTGAGGAg TATGGATAGTTCGAGACTGGAGGATGAGCACAAACTCATAGCTAGATATGCCATGAGACTAGCCCAAGAAGCACGCGCTGTCGTAGTG CCTCGTTCTGCATCCAAAATGTCTCAGGCTGACCAAGCG GGAAGGGCACCGTCAGATGCAAATCTTACATCTTCGGACATATCAAGAGCGCAACGGGAGTTGATATCACATTTAGAAGCAAAGAACAAGGAGATTATGCGCGAGATTGCAAGGTTAAG GAGGCAACAAGAAATTAACGCTGCCGGATTGGAAAATCCAGCATTGATGTCTGAGTTGAGATCACTAAGGCAAAGAAAAGACGAACTGGAAACTCATCTTGTTACGTTACAAGATTCTCGAAGGCAGCTTATGGTGCAGCTTGAAGGGTTAATGAAATTGCTGAAG AACCATCAGGCATCGCCAAGATCGACTCCGAATAGTTCACCAAGAAGTACAAAATCCCCGCCCCTGCCTCCGGGAGGCGTTCCTAGCAGTAGATCCGCTCCACCGACACCCGGAGGCCCGTTAACATCAGTAccacaacagcaacaacaaaaTCAACAACCAATGTCTCAAAGTTATCAGAGCTCAGCGCCGCCTACATCATCGGCAAATATGACAAACAATGCGATGCTTGGATCAATGCAGAATCCAATTCCTGATAGCCTCTCCTGCGTCGGTGGCGACGTAAG GTCGGCGTTTGGGACAAACAGTTTACCTGGAAGTGGTTCGAGTAGCGCTAACAACAGCTTGGGACGTTCGTTGCGCAATGATTTGCTAGTTGCTGCAGACAGCGTTACCAATGCGATGTCAACACTGGTCAGGGAATTGAATTCAG ACTTCGAGGCCGGTGAGGACGGAGATGACAGTAGTGGCGGAGGTAACTCTTGGCGTGAAGAATTACAACGTCGTTACGAACaagaaaacgattttttgGCTGAGCTACGTGCCCGTAATACAAATGCATCTCAAACTCCATCAGCAACACCATCTAGTGAACAAGAGCAAGAAAGGGGTGAAAGGGAAGAAGCAGAAGGAGAAAAACAAGATGAAAGCGAATCAAACTGGGAAGAAGCAGTAAAGAGATGGGTTAATCGATAA
- the LOC124301289 gene encoding dystrobrevin beta isoform X2, with protein sequence MAEDGAGGSNQGIGSSSGEASRLQLLQEMRQQNFDSIRFASYRTACKLRFIQKKVHFHNVDIWNVIEAFRENGLNTLEPTSTLGVSRLETLLSSLFHALNKRVPVAQQAKVDATTALLMNWLLAAYTSGENNKISVFSVKVALATLCAGKNMDKFRYIYSQISDSNGHMIHWRFADYLKEVLALTAAVYETPSFGYSEGLANSIFPPNSKVTVNDFLDTLMSDPAPHCLIWLPLYHRMAAVEGVVHPIPCDACHKENFTGFRYRCQKCHSYQLCQDCFWRGRVSGPHNNDHETREYSSFKSPSKQIGHSLRKSFRCVPEKGKNNLPRFPEQPEKTLDLSHIVPPSPLPSHNGFPESGFMAPFDSGSMDSRSTLRSMDSSRLEDEHKLIARYAMRLAQEARAVVVPRSASKMSQADQAGRAPSDANLTSSDISRAQRELISHLEAKNKEIMREIARRQQEINAAGLENPALMSELRSLRQRKDELETHLVTLQDSRRQLMVQLEGLMKLLKNHQASPRSTPNSSPRSTKSPPLPPGGVPSSRSAPPTPGGPLTSVPQQQQQNQQPMSQSYQSSAPPTSSANMTNNAMLGSMQNPIPDSLSCVGGDVRSAFGTNSLPGSGSSSANNSLGRSLRNDLLVAADSVTNAMSTLVRELNSDSDQEDHTPAPARHNIRKPLDFEAGEDGDDSSGGGNSWREELQRRYEQENDFLAELRARNTNASQTPSATPSSEQEQERGEREEAEGEKQDESESNWEEAVKRWVNR encoded by the exons ATGGCGGAAGATGGTGCAGGAGGTTCCAATCAAGGGATAGGCAGTAGCAGTGGGGAAGCAAGTCGACTGCAGCTGTTGCAAGAAATGCGACAACAGAATTTTGACAGTATCCGATTCGCATCATACCGAACTGCTTGTAAATTGAGATTCATTCAAAAAAAAGTCCATT TTCACAATGTTGACATATGGAACGTGATCGAAGCATTCAGAGAAAATGGCTTGAACACATTAGAGCCGACGAGTACTCTGGGAGTATCAAGACTGGAAACCTTGCTTTCGTCTCTCTTTCACGCACTCAACAAAAGAGTACCCGTAGCTCAGCAAGCAAAAGTAGACGCTACCACAGCTCTTCTTATGAACTGGCTTTTGGCAGCATATACCAGTGG ggaaaacaataaaatatccGTTTTCTCAGTAAAAGTTGCTTTGGCTACGCTATGTGCTGGTAAAAATATGGACAAATTTCGAT ATATTTATTCTCAGATATCAGATAGTAATGGGCACATGATCCATTGGAGGTTTGCTGATTATTTGAAAGAAGTTCTCGCGTTAACTGCTGCCGTTTACGAAACACCTTCATTTGGGTATTCTGAAGGATTAGcaaattcaatatttccaCCA AATTCCAAAGTCACTGTCAATGACTTTTTGGATACACTCATGTCAGATCCTGCACCACATTGTTTAATTTGGCTACCTTTGTATCATAGAATGGCTGCTGTTGAAGGTG TTGTTCATCCAATACCATGTGATGCTTGTCACAAAGAGAATTTCACCGGATTTCGCTACCGCTGTCAAAAGTGTCATTCGTACCAACTGTGTCAGGATTGTTTCTGGCGAGGAAGGGTTTCTGGACCACATAATAATGATCATGAAACCAGAGAGTACAGTAGTTTC AAATCTCCGAGTAAACAAATTGGACATTCTCTGCGCAAGAGCTTCAGATGTGTACCAGAGAAAGGAAAGAATAATTTACCAAGGTTTCCAGAACAACCGGAGAAAACTCTAGATCTTTCACATATTGT TCCACCATCCCCTTTACCCTCACATAATGGATTTCCGGAGTCTGGGTTTATGGCTCCATTCGATTCTGGCTCAATGGATAGCAGATCAACGTTGAGGAg TATGGATAGTTCGAGACTGGAGGATGAGCACAAACTCATAGCTAGATATGCCATGAGACTAGCCCAAGAAGCACGCGCTGTCGTAGTG CCTCGTTCTGCATCCAAAATGTCTCAGGCTGACCAAGCG GGAAGGGCACCGTCAGATGCAAATCTTACATCTTCGGACATATCAAGAGCGCAACGGGAGTTGATATCACATTTAGAAGCAAAGAACAAGGAGATTATGCGCGAGATTGCAAG GAGGCAACAAGAAATTAACGCTGCCGGATTGGAAAATCCAGCATTGATGTCTGAGTTGAGATCACTAAGGCAAAGAAAAGACGAACTGGAAACTCATCTTGTTACGTTACAAGATTCTCGAAGGCAGCTTATGGTGCAGCTTGAAGGGTTAATGAAATTGCTGAAG AACCATCAGGCATCGCCAAGATCGACTCCGAATAGTTCACCAAGAAGTACAAAATCCCCGCCCCTGCCTCCGGGAGGCGTTCCTAGCAGTAGATCCGCTCCACCGACACCCGGAGGCCCGTTAACATCAGTAccacaacagcaacaacaaaaTCAACAACCAATGTCTCAAAGTTATCAGAGCTCAGCGCCGCCTACATCATCGGCAAATATGACAAACAATGCGATGCTTGGATCAATGCAGAATCCAATTCCTGATAGCCTCTCCTGCGTCGGTGGCGACGTAAG GTCGGCGTTTGGGACAAACAGTTTACCTGGAAGTGGTTCGAGTAGCGCTAACAACAGCTTGGGACGTTCGTTGCGCAATGATTTGCTAGTTGCTGCAGACAGCGTTACCAATGCGATGTCAACACTGGTCAGGGAATTGAATTCAG ACTCAGACCAGGAAGATCATACTCCAGCCCCAGCACGTCACAACATCAGAAAACCTTTAG ACTTCGAGGCCGGTGAGGACGGAGATGACAGTAGTGGCGGAGGTAACTCTTGGCGTGAAGAATTACAACGTCGTTACGAACaagaaaacgattttttgGCTGAGCTACGTGCCCGTAATACAAATGCATCTCAAACTCCATCAGCAACACCATCTAGTGAACAAGAGCAAGAAAGGGGTGAAAGGGAAGAAGCAGAAGGAGAAAAACAAGATGAAAGCGAATCAAACTGGGAAGAAGCAGTAAAGAGATGGGTTAATCGATAA
- the LOC124301290 gene encoding piggyBac transposable element-derived protein 4-like, whose translation MSRIYMLSPCTLVSARSDVRNIFTIMKRNCKRRKGNCYSIENESNEIYDKSSDFDSDSAVNNIYTRKKPIRRIKVLSTSASEDDNIEDALPLTSFHNIQWTTKNAELTFYNFDLSNSGLQTENLQFSSTILRYFESFFSPDLVGFIVDKTNEYWARIVSDKTCHVKIGSTVDELYCFLACTLLMSRNKKLALREYWSKDKLLKSDIFSEIMCRDRYLVLLKMLHFSDDNQNSCDRLQKISSVSSRLQKSFKDLFYPFQNLCIHESLLVYKGRLSFKQYIPAKRSRFGIESYVLCDCKTGYVLDIVYTGSESHVTENMENIGKTGNIVLTLLKPYLGKGHSLYVDNYYSSPALFNLLHTNVTNSCGTVKRRRKGMPLMNRKLEKGEVDFRTSSNLLALKWRDKRDVLMLSTFHTSEFISTGKRNYRTQEIVYKPKCVVDYNLSMGAVDKCDMVISSIKSVRKSIKWYKKYFFHLLDIAVWNSYCLYKYKTEKDISIAAFHLELVRQIFRKYHKNDVRRSGPKSADKYPLRLTGRHFPAIYTNEKTKRKSALRKCVVCIKNGVQRQSHYQCKTCDVGLCVYPCFQTYHTKLHY comes from the exons ATGAGCAGAATATATATGTTATCTCCATG TACGCTTGTCTCGGCTCGCTCAGACGTTCGGAATATTTTCACT ATAATGAAGAGGAATTGCAAAAGAAGGAAAGGAAACTGTTACTCCATCGAAAATGAGAGCAATGAGATATATGACAAATCTTCGGACTTCGATAGCGATAGTGCAgtcaataatatttatactagAAAGAAGCCAATTCGTCGGATAAAAGTACTTAGCACGTCAGCATCAGAAGATGATAATATTGAAGATGCTTTGCCATTAACTTCATTCCATAATATCCAATGGACTACGAAGAATGCTGAAttaacattttataattttgatcTTTCCAATTCCGGACTTCAGACAGAAAACTTACAATTTTCCTCTACAATATTACGTTATTTTGAATCATTCTTTTCACCTGATCTTGTAGGCTTTATTGTAGATAAGACAAATGAGTATTGGGCACGTATAGTAAGTGATAAGACGTGTCATGTCAAAATTGGATCAACTGTTGACGAACTATACTGTTTTCTCGCTTGTACCTTACTAATGtcacgaaataaaaaattagcgcTTCGTGAATATTGGTCCAAGGATAAACTTTTAAAATCTGATATTTTTAGCGAAATTATGTGTAGAGATAGATATttagttttattgaaaatgttGCATTTTAGTGATGATAATCAAAATTCTTGTGATCGGTTGCAAAAAATTAGTAGCGTTTCAAGCAGACttcaaaaatcgttcaaaGATTTGTTTTatccatttcaaaatttatgtatacatgaaAGTCTATTAGTGTACAAAGGTAGGCTATCTTTTAAACAGTATATACCGGCCAAGAGAAGCCGATTTGGCATCGAATCATATGTATTATGTGATTGTAAAACTGGCTATGTACTAGATATCGTATATACGGGCAGTGAATCACACGTGACAGAGAACATGGAAAACATTGGCAAAACAGGAAACATCGTTTTAACACTTTTGAAACCGTACTTGGGAAAAGGTCATTCACTGTatgttgataattattatagcaGTCCCGCtctttttaatttattacatacaaATGTAACGAATTCTTGTGGAACTGTAAAGCGAAGACGAAAAGGAATGCCTCTAATGAacagaaaattagaaaaaggcGAGGTTGATTTTCGGACATCAAGTAATTTGCTGGCCCTTAAATGGCGAGATAAAAGGGACGTACTTATGTTATCTACTTTCCATACTAGCGAATTTATATCTacaggaaaaagaaattataggACGCAAGAAATCGTATATAAACCTAAATGTGTAGTCGATTATAATTTGTCAATGGGAGCTGTCGACAAATGTGATATGGTCATAAGTTCTATTAAATCCGTTAGAAAATCTATAAAATGGTACaagaaatacttttttcatttgctAGATATTGCCGTTTGGAATTCTTATTgtttatataaatacaaaacagaaaaagatatttcTATAGCTGCTTTTCATCTTGAATTAGTACggcaaatttttcgaaaatatcataAAAACGATGTTAGACGTAGCGGTCCTAAATCTGCGGATAAATATCCTTTGAGACTTACTGGTAGACATTTCCCAGCGATTTACACTAAcgagaaaacaaaacgaaaaagtGCACTGAGAAAGTGTGTTGTTTGTATTAAGAATGGTGTTCAACGACAATCACATTATCAATGTAAAACATGTGACGTAGGCCTTTGCGTATACCCGTGCTTTCAAACTTATCATAcaaaattacattattaa